The genomic stretch GGGATACGCCATCATCAACGATCTGAAATTCTCTGTCGGCGACCGCCTCGTGGGAACTGAATGGCCCGATTACCGCCTCGAGCGGATCACTCCCGAAGAGGCCCATATCGTCAGTCCCCAGGGAACGAAAATCGTCGTCAAGTACCGGGACATGCCCGACGCATGGGAGGACATCGGCAATCCCGAGCCCCCGCCCCCGGCCGATCCCACGCCGCCTTCGCCCGGATCCGACTCGGAGCTGCCATGAAAGCCTTTTGCATTTACCCCTTGATCCATCTCCTCGGCGCGGGCTTTCTTCTGGCCTTCATGGCTTTGCCCCTGATCGCTTCGGCCGCCCAGAACGCAGCGTCGTCCGGGGATGGCCAAGGCACTGCCACTCCGGTTCGGATCGTCACCGGCACAGACATCGGCATGGCCATGGGCACTGGATTCTATGTCCGTTCCAACATCATCGCCACCAATTTCCACGTCATCGACGGGGCCAACACCATTGGCTTTGCCACCAACCAGAAGGCGATCATCGTCAACAAGATCATGGCCTATGATCAAACCACCGACTTGGCACTGCTCTA from Deltaproteobacteria bacterium encodes the following:
- a CDS encoding serine protease, giving the protein MARLPPRADHSRRGPYRQSPGNENRRQVPGHARRMGGHRQSRAPAPGRSHAAFARIRLGAAMKAFCIYPLIHLLGAGFLLAFMALPLIASAAQNAASSGDGQGTATPVRIVTGTDIGMAMGTGFYVRSNIIATNFHVIDGANTIGFATNQKAIIVNKIMAYDQTTDLALLYTDIPGTPFPLSIDNLSTGMRLTAKGFPGSKDGSLVSSEGIFVGWETINGVQHLQFNGVIMPGMSGGPIVDSMNRVVGVNRLGNEAEIYTLRAGIGVLHLIDLLDQALILPYDQYMDVEDFFKLTRSRLRTEVSNGTIVITDH